The genomic interval CGCAGTGATGCATAACCCGACGCTATAGCATTGGCGACGTGCCTCAGGTCTCGCAGGCAAACACCAAAAACTGGTGAAGAGCGTTCGCAGGTGCCGATAACGGATCGTCGGGGCGCCAGACCAGGCCCACTTCCATCGGCGGCACCGCCACATCGAGCGTGCGCACGTCGATCCGTCGCCCCTCCAGCGACCAGGGCCGGTAGACCATGTCCGACAGGATGCTGACGCCGAATCCATAGGCGACCAGGCCGCGCAAGGCTTCCAGCGACGAGGTCCGGAACGCGACGTTCGGTGTGTACCCCACCGAGCGCCAGTAGCGCATCGCCGACGCCTCGCCCTCGTCCACCTTCAGCATGATGTAGGGATACGGCGCCACATCGGCCGGTCCGATCGTCGGCAACTGGGCCAGCGGATGCGATTCGGCCAGCCACAACTGACGGCGCGAGCGGATCAGGGTCTGTCGCCTGAGCACGTGCGGCGCGACCATGTTGGAAATGATGCACAGCCCCAGATCGAGCGCACCGTCGCCAACCCCACGCTCGATCTCGGCGCGATCCATGTCGATCAGGTCGATCTCCACCAACGGATACGAGCGCTTGAACCGGGCCAGCAGGCTGGGCAAGAAGTAGCCCAGCACCGTGTACGATGCGCCGACCCGGACGGTGCCGGCCAGCGCATTGGCCAGCAGCGTCGGCTCGCTGAGCGCATCCTGCAGCGTGTCCAGCACGTGGCGGACGTGCTGGTGGAACCGATGGCCCTCGGCGGTCAGGGCGACGCCGTGCGGCATCCGGTCGAACAGCCGCAGCCCCAGCATCGTCTCCAGCTGCGCGACCGCGGTGGTGATCACCGACTGGGAGACGTGCAG from Luteimonas sp. S4-F44 carries:
- a CDS encoding LysR family transcriptional regulator, giving the protein MQIPANLSLRQLRYFAEAAELGQFSQAARKLHVSQSVITTAVAQLETMLGLRLFDRMPHGVALTAEGHRFHQHVRHVLDTLQDALSEPTLLANALAGTVRVGASYTVLGYFLPSLLARFKRSYPLVEIDLIDMDRAEIERGVGDGALDLGLCIISNMVAPHVLRRQTLIRSRRQLWLAESHPLAQLPTIGPADVAPYPYIMLKVDEGEASAMRYWRSVGYTPNVAFRTSSLEALRGLVAYGFGVSILSDMVYRPWSLEGRRIDVRTLDVAVPPMEVGLVWRPDDPLSAPANALHQFLVFACET